The uncultured Roseibium sp. genome contains a region encoding:
- a CDS encoding AAA family ATPase: MKTNGTSSRHVILSGYSGGGKSTLTAELKRRGFETVEEPGRRIVSQEMRGDGGALPWVDLEAFARRAIDMASKDRESAKDVDGWVFFDRSLIDAAVALEHATGIAAANTLGKTDRYHRQVFLTPPWPEIFVTDSERRNGLDEAVEEYERLYVAYKDLGYEVIVLPRTDVHARADFLLNRLL, translated from the coding sequence ATGAAGACGAATGGAACCTCCAGCCGACATGTCATCCTGTCGGGATATTCGGGTGGAGGAAAATCCACGCTGACAGCGGAACTGAAACGACGAGGTTTTGAGACAGTCGAAGAGCCCGGCCGCAGGATCGTTTCGCAGGAAATGCGCGGCGACGGCGGCGCGCTTCCCTGGGTCGACCTGGAAGCCTTCGCTCGACGCGCCATCGACATGGCCTCCAAGGACCGTGAGAGCGCGAAGGACGTCGATGGATGGGTCTTCTTTGACCGTAGCCTTATCGATGCGGCAGTCGCTCTGGAACATGCGACAGGCATAGCCGCGGCCAACACCCTGGGAAAAACGGATCGCTATCACCGGCAAGTCTTTTTGACGCCACCCTGGCCGGAAATCTTCGTCACGGATAGCGAAAGACGGAACGGTTTGGATGAAGCCGTCGAGGAATACGAAAGGCTGTACGTCGCCTATAAGGATCTCGGATATGAGGTTATCGTTTTGCCCAGGACCGATGTTCATGCCCGCGCGGACTTCCTTTTGAACCGCCTTCTCTGA
- a CDS encoding DUF930 domain-containing protein: MRTLALFDEDRTIWLWAGIALIVHVLAATALGLNPLKQLPRPEVVKGIAVEIIPPAPLPVIPPPNLEAMPEDMTPAERTEAAPPSTASSDNTGAQTRTARLETPDGMIPATQLYAAAILDNPKSRKAKMRLRQLVSEDRIIQLCNLEAMEQVHRWNPRFKPNFLVAYAKSDVRLTGRQAIEADGGAFHDGNSWFEIRFRCQTAPDMKSVIAFEFAVGSEIPRSKWEAYSLPERVESVD; the protein is encoded by the coding sequence ATGCGGACTCTGGCGCTCTTCGATGAGGACAGGACGATCTGGCTTTGGGCTGGCATCGCTCTGATTGTTCATGTCCTCGCCGCAACAGCGCTTGGCCTGAACCCCTTGAAGCAGCTCCCCCGACCGGAGGTCGTCAAGGGTATAGCGGTCGAAATCATCCCCCCTGCCCCCTTGCCTGTCATCCCGCCCCCGAACCTCGAAGCCATGCCGGAAGACATGACACCGGCAGAACGGACAGAAGCTGCACCTCCCTCAACCGCCTCTTCGGACAATACCGGAGCGCAAACCCGAACCGCTCGGCTGGAGACGCCGGATGGTATGATCCCCGCCACGCAGCTCTATGCCGCCGCCATCCTGGACAATCCCAAGAGCCGGAAGGCGAAAATGCGCCTGCGTCAGCTTGTGAGCGAGGATCGGATCATCCAGTTGTGCAATCTCGAAGCCATGGAACAGGTCCATCGCTGGAATCCCCGCTTCAAGCCGAATTTTCTGGTTGCCTACGCAAAGTCCGACGTGCGGCTGACCGGCCGCCAGGCGATCGAAGCCGACGGCGGCGCCTTTCACGACGGCAACAGCTGGTTTGAAATCCGCTTCAGATGCCAGACCGCGCCCGACATGAAATCCGTGATCGCGTTCGAATTTGCGGTCGGATCGGAAATCCCGCGAAGCAAATGGGAGGCCTATTCCCTCCCCGAACGGGTAGAAAGCGTCGACTGA
- a CDS encoding antitoxin has protein sequence MANPPKVKDPAEAALSAVEEALKLDFGGPEFADEVAAEKANASASDDAAARSGPETPEGQDAKTVRDDGRASRRRGGRGSRPPAANDDRRNIGNLIFALQRRPSSTPFWGALALSVLWIGVGSSLFASSFGDQLSTITDFGSIANSPALILASIGIVVPVIFFFVMAMMIWRAQEMRIVARGMTEVALRLAEPESMAKESILSVGQAIRREVSAMGDGIERAIARASELEVLVHNEVSSLERSYNENELKIRSLIEELVSQRESIAINAERVRETISGAHESFAAQLSTTSDQFGTTVDSATERMIEALSVRADDYVTQLNATGNEMVDSLSTRAENYVTQLSSTGNDLVENLSSTGTQLWETLTTRGTDINEKFAQTAASFVETLSAKGTDINETLSASSNQVVQTLSEKTEEFRTSMETTGGSVGEAITQRGEEINANLSLTSGRLIDTITSRTEELINTVDSRVTSLDTSLAETGDRVVESISERGQEVTNAISVKGAEIVDTLSDRSTEVAEILRGTGESIVVDLSLRGGEIASKLDETAGSLTETITVHGGELAEKLDGISDRIYTAISVNGVELDERLSERGREIAATMEEQSNLFRETMSSVTSELSASLGYETSAITQKLADTGTQLAELVSSRGERFTADFAEVGNSITQTIEIQGQQLQEGLSGRLSELESLVTERGGQLVDAFDAKTQVLSETLDTRLGSLDASLDSRINTIDLTLDQRTSSFEAALDSRINTLDTSFDSRISTIDLTLEQRTSSFEAAVDSLIGTLDASLGSRINTIDLTLDKRTNSFEAAVDNRISTLDASLDSRINTIDLTLDQRTASFEAALETRTALLSDAIDQRTASISEALEDKTRNITDILADRSDAITLQLGQRVEAAGNTLAERAEEIGRILTEHVDVASGAISEKAEHLATTMTAGTERIDETLDSRARQISETLISRTKEIAKAFVDGQDEMTSALDNRLAEAGTVLARQSEELTESLSERIAEINVSLGAKVFEVAETLDTRANQLETVLNDRLESISGALSTESEKARDLLTQIISEAGSTLSTESTRMHDIIQEALNGASEKMSGEGEKVRGLLLSAVADAARTLTAESEKARALYAGTIAEFSGSLTGESEKVRSDLSRTIAEISGNLSAESEQARLTLNKTLEDMRGRMSGEADTVRARVHSAVNEAAELLVQRGNAVATEMLEKASTLNQAFGERSGEFSKLIGTDGNALITAIEARATDLTGRIGEIHTAILDAINVKGKEVADTFAQNGLNATRSLVDAGERIVASIDERSSLATKSLLSTKQQLEADVTDILTKLEDTNNNLQTVITTAGTNLNDVEVSLGRRVSEFRGAVDRAVTDTTSTTGLIGEQTDALRDVVMTTLADIRNLTEKFGSQTEELTSAARYLEDTNRSVEGRVSERKTAIEEVADTLLTKTEAVDKLMRSFTETLSQTLETADDKAREAAGMLSAAAEAATKQVTEQFESMRLTAGMEGQKARDAIRSAQDDIMSEMSRTVSDASERFNEAAMRMRDTARDVHRELEATRNELKQGVLNLPDEAEESTAALRKVVNEQIRALTELSDIVARQSNALDISRPQERTASATASAAPAPQAATPAPAFQVPSRSQAPSQPAPRPSAPSRQSEAPRRPSQASEPQGAGKGWVSDLLRRASRDEENASPTQERASLNTVESLNSLSVDIARAIDHETFVDLWDRYKRGERHVFTRRLYTLQGQQTFDEISQKYSRDPEFRTAVERYVADFEQLLAQVSRNDRDNMLGQTYLTSDTGKVYTMLAHASGRLD, from the coding sequence ATGGCAAATCCCCCGAAGGTTAAAGACCCGGCGGAAGCAGCTCTGTCTGCTGTCGAAGAGGCCCTGAAGCTCGATTTTGGCGGACCGGAATTCGCGGACGAGGTGGCGGCTGAAAAAGCCAACGCTTCGGCAAGCGATGACGCTGCGGCTCGCTCCGGACCCGAAACACCCGAGGGACAGGACGCCAAGACCGTCCGCGACGACGGGCGCGCGTCGCGTCGGCGCGGTGGCCGCGGCAGTCGCCCGCCTGCTGCCAACGACGACCGCCGGAATATCGGCAACCTCATTTTCGCGCTTCAGCGCCGCCCTTCCTCGACTCCCTTCTGGGGCGCGCTCGCACTGAGCGTGCTGTGGATCGGCGTCGGCAGCAGCCTGTTCGCGTCGTCCTTCGGCGACCAGCTTTCCACGATCACCGACTTTGGCTCCATTGCGAATTCGCCAGCCTTGATTCTGGCCAGCATCGGCATCGTCGTCCCGGTCATCTTCTTCTTCGTCATGGCCATGATGATCTGGCGCGCGCAGGAAATGCGCATCGTCGCCCGCGGCATGACCGAGGTCGCCCTGCGCCTCGCGGAGCCGGAAAGCATGGCCAAGGAGTCCATCCTGAGCGTTGGACAGGCCATCCGCCGGGAAGTTTCCGCCATGGGGGACGGGATCGAACGCGCGATCGCCCGGGCCAGCGAACTGGAAGTCCTCGTCCACAACGAGGTCTCGTCTCTGGAACGGTCCTACAACGAGAACGAACTGAAGATCCGCTCGCTGATCGAGGAACTGGTCAGCCAGCGTGAATCCATCGCCATCAATGCGGAACGGGTTCGCGAAACCATTTCCGGGGCGCATGAAAGCTTCGCAGCCCAGCTTTCCACCACGTCCGATCAATTCGGTACAACGGTCGATTCTGCGACCGAACGGATGATCGAAGCCCTGTCCGTTCGCGCGGACGACTACGTCACGCAACTGAATGCGACCGGAAACGAGATGGTCGACTCGTTGTCCACACGCGCCGAAAATTACGTGACCCAGCTCAGCTCCACCGGCAACGACCTGGTCGAAAACCTGTCGTCGACCGGTACCCAGCTTTGGGAAACACTGACCACCCGCGGCACCGACATTAACGAAAAGTTTGCGCAAACCGCGGCCAGCTTCGTCGAAACCCTGTCGGCAAAGGGAACCGACATCAACGAAACCCTTTCGGCTTCCAGCAACCAGGTCGTCCAGACGCTGAGCGAAAAGACGGAGGAATTCCGCACCTCGATGGAAACCACCGGGGGCAGCGTCGGCGAGGCGATCACGCAACGCGGCGAAGAAATCAACGCCAATCTGTCTCTGACCAGCGGCCGCCTGATCGACACGATCACGTCGCGTACCGAAGAGCTGATCAACACGGTCGATTCCCGCGTCACGAGCCTGGATACGTCGCTTGCCGAAACGGGCGATCGCGTCGTGGAAAGCATTTCCGAACGCGGCCAGGAAGTCACCAACGCCATTTCCGTCAAGGGCGCGGAAATCGTCGACACCCTGTCCGACCGCAGCACCGAAGTCGCCGAGATCCTGCGCGGCACGGGCGAGTCGATCGTTGTCGACCTGTCCCTGCGTGGCGGCGAAATCGCCTCCAAGCTCGACGAGACCGCAGGTTCCCTCACTGAGACGATTACAGTGCATGGCGGCGAGCTGGCTGAAAAGCTCGACGGCATTTCCGACCGCATCTACACGGCAATTTCCGTGAACGGTGTCGAACTGGACGAGCGTCTGTCCGAACGCGGACGTGAAATCGCGGCCACCATGGAAGAGCAGAGCAATCTGTTCCGCGAAACGATGAGTTCGGTCACCAGCGAACTCTCCGCGTCCCTCGGATACGAGACGTCGGCGATCACCCAGAAACTGGCCGACACCGGCACGCAGCTTGCCGAACTCGTCAGCAGCCGCGGCGAGCGGTTCACCGCGGATTTCGCCGAAGTGGGCAACAGCATCACGCAGACCATCGAAATCCAGGGCCAGCAGCTGCAGGAAGGCCTGTCAGGCCGCCTGAGCGAACTGGAAAGCCTGGTAACCGAGCGCGGCGGCCAACTGGTCGATGCCTTCGATGCCAAGACCCAGGTCCTGTCCGAAACGCTCGACACACGCCTTGGCAGCCTGGATGCATCGCTGGACAGCCGTATCAACACGATCGATCTCACGCTGGACCAGCGGACCAGTTCCTTCGAAGCAGCCCTCGACAGCCGTATCAACACCCTGGATACGTCGTTCGACAGCCGTATCAGCACGATCGATCTGACCCTTGAACAGCGAACCAGTTCCTTCGAAGCAGCCGTCGACAGCCTCATCGGCACCCTGGACGCGTCGCTCGGCAGCCGCATCAACACGATCGATCTGACCCTCGACAAGCGGACCAATTCCTTCGAAGCAGCCGTCGACAACCGCATCAGCACCCTGGATGCGTCTCTCGACAGCCGTATCAACACGATCGATCTCACGCTGGACCAGCGCACCGCCTCCTTCGAGGCTGCGCTTGAGACGCGGACCGCGCTCCTCTCCGATGCGATCGATCAACGGACCGCCAGCATCAGTGAGGCCTTGGAAGACAAGACGCGCAACATCACCGATATTCTTGCCGACCGGTCCGATGCGATCACGCTGCAGCTTGGTCAGCGCGTCGAGGCGGCGGGGAACACCCTGGCCGAACGGGCCGAGGAAATCGGCCGTATCCTCACCGAACACGTCGATGTGGCATCCGGCGCCATCTCCGAAAAGGCGGAACATCTGGCAACCACGATGACCGCCGGCACCGAACGGATCGACGAGACCCTCGACAGCCGCGCCCGCCAGATCAGCGAAACCCTGATCAGCCGGACCAAGGAAATCGCCAAGGCCTTCGTCGACGGCCAGGACGAAATGACCTCCGCGCTCGACAACCGTCTTGCCGAGGCCGGTACCGTCCTTGCCCGTCAGAGCGAAGAACTGACCGAGTCCCTGTCCGAGCGCATCGCGGAAATCAATGTTTCGCTCGGCGCGAAGGTCTTTGAAGTTGCAGAGACCCTGGACACCCGTGCCAACCAGCTCGAAACGGTGCTCAACGATCGTCTCGAAAGCATTTCCGGCGCCCTGAGCACGGAAAGCGAAAAGGCTCGCGATCTGCTCACCCAGATCATTTCGGAAGCCGGCAGCACGCTGTCCACCGAAAGCACCCGGATGCACGACATCATTCAGGAAGCCCTCAACGGCGCTTCGGAAAAGATGTCCGGCGAAGGGGAAAAGGTCCGCGGACTGCTTCTGTCAGCCGTTGCCGACGCAGCGCGCACATTGACGGCCGAGAGCGAAAAGGCCCGCGCGCTCTATGCCGGCACGATCGCCGAATTCTCCGGCTCCCTGACCGGCGAGAGCGAGAAGGTCCGCAGCGACCTGTCCCGCACCATCGCCGAAATCTCCGGCAACCTGTCCGCGGAAAGCGAGCAGGCGCGTCTCACCCTGAACAAGACCCTGGAAGACATGCGGGGCCGCATGTCCGGCGAGGCCGACACGGTTCGCGCCCGCGTCCACAGCGCGGTCAACGAAGCGGCCGAACTTCTGGTTCAGCGCGGCAATGCGGTTGCCACCGAAATGCTCGAAAAGGCCTCGACCCTCAACCAGGCCTTCGGCGAGCGGTCCGGAGAGTTCTCCAAGCTGATCGGCACCGACGGCAACGCCCTGATTACCGCCATCGAGGCCCGGGCGACCGACCTGACCGGCCGCATCGGCGAGATCCACACCGCGATCCTCGATGCCATCAACGTCAAGGGCAAGGAAGTCGCGGATACCTTTGCCCAGAACGGTCTCAACGCCACGCGCTCCCTTGTGGACGCCGGCGAGCGGATCGTTGCCAGCATCGACGAGCGGAGCAGCCTGGCGACCAAATCCCTGCTCTCCACCAAGCAGCAGCTTGAAGCCGATGTCACGGACATCCTTACCAAGCTGGAGGATACGAACAACAACCTGCAGACGGTCATCACCACTGCCGGAACGAACCTCAACGACGTCGAGGTGAGCCTCGGCCGTCGCGTGAGCGAATTCCGGGGCGCCGTGGATCGGGCGGTGACCGATACCACCAGCACGACCGGCCTGATCGGCGAACAGACGGATGCGCTACGCGATGTGGTCATGACCACGCTCGCCGACATCCGCAACCTGACCGAAAAGTTCGGCAGCCAGACGGAAGAACTGACCTCCGCGGCCCGCTATCTGGAAGACACCAACCGCTCCGTCGAGGGCCGTGTCTCCGAACGCAAGACCGCCATCGAGGAGGTCGCCGACACGCTGCTGACCAAGACGGAAGCCGTCGACAAGCTCATGCGGTCCTTCACCGAGACCCTGTCGCAGACGCTGGAGACAGCCGACGACAAGGCCCGCGAAGCCGCAGGCATGTTGAGCGCGGCGGCTGAAGCGGCCACCAAGCAGGTCACCGAGCAGTTCGAATCCATGCGCCTCACCGCCGGCATGGAAGGCCAGAAGGCGCGCGATGCGATCCGCTCCGCTCAGGACGACATCATGTCGGAGATGTCACGCACGGTTTCCGATGCGTCCGAACGCTTCAACGAGGCCGCGATGCGCATGCGCGACACGGCCCGCGACGTCCACCGCGAACTCGAAGCCACCCGCAACGAGCTCAAACAGGGCGTCCTGAACCTGCCGGACGAAGCGGAAGAATCCACCGCGGCCCTGCGCAAGGTCGTCAACGAGCAGATCCGGGCGCTGACCGAACTGTCCGACATCGTCGCAAGACAGTCCAATGCGCTCGACATCTCGCGGCCGCAGGAACGCACCGCTTCGGCCACCGCTTCGGCGGCACCCGCCCCGCAAGCCGCAACACCCGCTCCCGCCTTCCAGGTTCCGAGCCGGTCCCAGGCTCCGAGCCAGCCGGCTCCGCGGCCCTCCGCGCCGTCGCGGCAGAGCGAAGCGCCGCGCCGGCCGTCGCAGGCAAGCGAACCGCAGGGTGCCGGCAAGGGCTGGGTGTCCGACCTGCTGCGCCGTGCCTCGCGCGATGAGGAAAATGCCTCTCCGACCCAGGAACGCGCATCCCTGAACACGGTGGAAAGCCTGAACTCGCTGTCCGTGGACATTGCCCGGGCCATTGATCACGAAACCTTCGTCGACCTGTGGGACCGCTACAAGCGGGGCGAGCGGCACGTCTTTACCCGCCGCCTCTACACCCTGCAGGGTCAGCAGACCTTCGATGAAATCAGTCAGAAATATTCCCGCGATCCGGAATTCCGCACCGCCGTGGAACGTTACGTGGCCGACTTCGAACAGCTGCTCGCCCAGGTTTCGCGCAACGATCGGGACAACATGCTGGGCCAGACCTACCTGACGTCGGATACCGGCAAGGTCTACACCATGCTGGCCCACGCCAGCGGACGTCTCGATTAA
- a CDS encoding Hpt domain-containing protein, which produces MTSISRQQSRLHFQAPIDLVSLAANTLGNRDLEIQVLRLFLTQSTSAMKRLSEETDTGVVHDLVHTLKGSARAVGASAVAERCEELEQGLDATGAPDFSALFQAVDEANGYIADLLTD; this is translated from the coding sequence ATGACTTCCATATCCCGGCAGCAGAGCCGGCTTCACTTCCAGGCTCCGATCGATCTCGTGAGCCTTGCCGCCAACACGCTGGGCAATCGGGATCTCGAAATCCAGGTTCTGCGCCTGTTCTTGACCCAAAGTACCTCGGCGATGAAGAGACTGTCCGAAGAAACGGACACCGGTGTCGTGCACGATCTGGTGCATACGCTGAAGGGTTCGGCCCGCGCTGTGGGCGCCAGCGCCGTCGCGGAGCGGTGCGAAGAACTTGAGCAGGGTCTGGATGCGACCGGAGCTCCGGATTTTTCAGCCTTGTTCCAGGCGGTGGACGAGGCGAATGGCTATATCGCCGACCTGCTGACGGACTGA
- a CDS encoding 2Fe-2S iron-sulfur cluster-binding protein: MPKITYITADGAQTEVEAAEGSTVMENAIKNMVQGIEAECGGACACATCHVYVDDAWTDKVGKPEPMEEDMLDFAYDVKPSSRLSCQIKVTADLDGLVVHVPERQA; encoded by the coding sequence ATGCCGAAAATCACTTATATTACCGCCGATGGCGCACAGACCGAGGTCGAAGCCGCCGAAGGCTCCACCGTTATGGAAAATGCCATCAAGAACATGGTTCAGGGCATCGAGGCCGAATGCGGCGGTGCCTGTGCCTGCGCAACCTGTCATGTCTATGTGGACGACGCCTGGACGGACAAGGTCGGCAAGCCGGAACCGATGGAAGAGGACATGCTGGACTTCGCCTATGACGTGAAGCCCTCGTCGCGCCTGTCCTGCCAGATCAAGGTGACCGCCGATCTGGATGGCCTTGTCGTTCATGTTCCCGAGCGCCAAGCCTGA
- a CDS encoding MarR family transcriptional regulator, whose product MNGQVSVSEEVRFDLQSFLPYRIRVFYTDVTSTLSEIYIRDHGLTPSEWRSMAIVGATGRMPATEIVERSSMDKVSVSRAVKKMHERGLLEKTNNAEDGRSSLLSLSEKGRAIYFDLVPKMLAAEARMFDGVSEEEISAFVAIMAKVRKNLQKA is encoded by the coding sequence ATGAACGGACAGGTATCGGTTTCTGAGGAGGTCCGGTTCGATCTTCAGTCATTTCTACCGTACCGGATCCGCGTTTTCTACACCGATGTGACGAGCACGCTGTCGGAAATCTACATTCGCGACCACGGGCTAACACCTTCAGAATGGCGCTCCATGGCTATCGTCGGCGCGACCGGCAGAATGCCGGCAACGGAAATCGTTGAACGCTCCAGTATGGACAAGGTGTCCGTCAGCCGGGCCGTGAAGAAAATGCACGAACGGGGTCTTCTGGAAAAGACCAACAATGCCGAAGACGGGCGGAGTTCGTTGCTCAGTCTTTCCGAAAAGGGCCGGGCCATCTATTTCGATCTCGTGCCCAAGATGCTGGCCGCGGAGGCACGCATGTTCGACGGGGTGAGCGAGGAGGAGATTTCCGCCTTCGTCGCGATCATGGCAAAGGTGCGCAAGAACCTGCAAAAGGCGTAG
- a CDS encoding ABC-type transport auxiliary lipoprotein family protein: MSSGSAHISRRRFLGVCGAGLTVAGCASSGPTALYGIDAANVPTGGKRQKSKQVLVPRPRALKALDTEYIAVVDKGPVYSYFPKVAWADTLPSVVQSKIVQTLENTNRLRGVGFPGEGLLIDYQLQTDLRAFEFHIDGTDRGVVVIAAKLVNDRNGRTIANKVFRAEVTSGGTGVDQAVAAMNSAADRVFSEMALWILTRV, encoded by the coding sequence ATGAGTAGCGGATCGGCACATATCAGCCGAAGGCGGTTCCTGGGCGTTTGCGGGGCCGGTCTGACGGTTGCCGGCTGCGCCAGCTCAGGCCCTACCGCGCTTTACGGCATCGACGCGGCCAATGTCCCGACAGGCGGGAAGCGCCAGAAGAGCAAGCAGGTTCTGGTGCCACGGCCGCGGGCTCTGAAGGCGCTGGATACCGAATATATCGCCGTGGTCGACAAAGGCCCTGTCTACAGTTACTTCCCGAAGGTCGCATGGGCCGATACCCTGCCCAGCGTGGTTCAATCAAAGATCGTCCAGACCCTGGAAAACACCAATCGCCTGCGCGGCGTCGGGTTCCCGGGCGAAGGCTTGCTGATCGACTATCAGTTGCAGACGGATCTCAGGGCCTTCGAATTTCATATCGACGGCACCGACAGGGGCGTCGTTGTGATCGCCGCCAAGCTGGTCAATGACCGGAACGGCCGCACGATCGCCAACAAGGTTTTCCGCGCGGAAGTCACCTCGGGAGGAACCGGTGTCGATCAGGCAGTTGCCGCAATGAACAGCGCCGCCGACAGGGTTTTCTCCGAAATGGCGCTTTGGATCCTGACACGGGTCTGA